In Hermetia illucens chromosome 5, iHerIll2.2.curated.20191125, whole genome shotgun sequence, a single window of DNA contains:
- the LOC119658334 gene encoding uncharacterized protein LOC119658334 codes for MELRVIPVIWIAFLVVDGLTWTELYNVTSKRSLQRDKRFLTYQGFGVHKFICGVSIPVALEDKKPWRSVGAVYGFQGQYSVPTEPIYWWDKWEGRSLAEAKVQYNKDGSYTRDESRVFIYALIEYYLNQEGKNGRQCLQRAICENALIDEFGGIIGEIIGTVLRPSDDSDDEYKDAYKAGRYGAICTTMYPKCPQGQGLFDGLTVTKSSKYYKDM; via the exons ATGGAATTACG AGTGATTCCAGTAATCTGGATAGCATTCCTTGTGGTAGATGGTTTGACATGGACAGAACTCTATAACGTAACCTCGAAGCGTAGTTTGCAAAGAGATAAACGGTTTCTTACATATCAAGGATTTGGAGTTCACAAA TTCATTTGTGGTGTATCTATTCCTGTAGCTTTAGAAGATAAGAAACCATGGCGATCGGTTGGTGCTGTGTATGGTTTTCAGGGTCAATATTCAGTGCCCACGGAGCCTATTTATTGGTGGGATAAGTGGGAAGGAAGATCATTGGCAGAAGCAAAAGTGCAATATAATAAGGATGGATCTTACACACGAGATGAATCTCGTGTGTTTATTTATGCATTGATAGAATATTATTTGAATCAAGAGGGAAAAAACGGCCGACAATGTCTACAACGAGCAATTTGTGAAAATGCCTTGATAGATGAATTTGGTGGAATTATCGGAGAAATCATAGGCACCGTTCTAAG GCCTTCAGATGACTCAGATGACGAGTACAAGGATGCGTATAAAGCTGGAAGGTACGGCGCAATTTGTACAACTATGTATCCCAAATGCCCACAAGGGCAGGGACTCTTTGACGGTTTGACAGTAACAAAATCATCGAAATATTACAAGGATATGTGA